A region of Leclercia adecarboxylata DNA encodes the following proteins:
- a CDS encoding glutamine synthetase family protein, translating into METSILEVENFVQKSEERWVSAFSHEVRRYLERYPNTQYVDVLLTDLNGCFRGKRIPVAGLNKLEKGCYFPASVFAMDILGNVVEEAGLGQDMGEPDCTCVPVLGTLTPSAADPEYIGQVLLTMVDEDGAPFDVEPRNVLNRLWLQLREHGVFPVVAVELEFYLLDRQRDAEGYLQPPCAPGTHDRNTQSQVYSVDNLNHFADVLNDIDELAQLQLIPADGAVAEASPGQFEINLHHTDNVLDACDDALALKRLVRLMAEKHKMHATFMAKPYEEHAGSGMHIHISMQNSKGENILADEDGEDSALLKRVLAGMIDLMPASMALLAPNVNSYRRFQPGMYVPTQASWGHNNRTVALRIPCGDRHNHRVEYRVAGADANPYLVMAAIFAGILHGLDNTLPLHEEVEGNGLEQEGLPFPIRQSDALWEFMQNDTLRERLGERFCHVYHACKNDELLQFERLITETEIEWMLKNA; encoded by the coding sequence ATGGAAACCAGTATCCTGGAAGTAGAGAATTTTGTGCAGAAGTCGGAAGAGCGATGGGTTAGCGCCTTTAGCCATGAGGTGAGGCGCTATCTGGAGCGTTATCCAAACACGCAGTATGTCGATGTGCTGCTGACCGATCTGAATGGCTGCTTCCGGGGTAAACGTATTCCCGTCGCTGGACTGAACAAGCTGGAAAAAGGGTGCTACTTCCCGGCGTCGGTGTTTGCCATGGATATTCTGGGGAATGTGGTTGAAGAGGCCGGGCTTGGGCAGGATATGGGTGAACCGGACTGCACCTGCGTTCCTGTACTGGGGACCTTAACGCCCTCCGCGGCTGACCCGGAGTATATCGGTCAGGTGTTACTGACCATGGTTGATGAAGATGGCGCTCCCTTTGACGTTGAGCCCCGGAACGTGCTGAACCGCCTCTGGCTGCAGCTTCGCGAGCACGGCGTGTTCCCGGTGGTAGCGGTAGAGCTGGAGTTCTATTTACTCGATCGTCAACGCGATGCTGAAGGCTATCTGCAACCGCCGTGCGCACCGGGCACTCACGATCGCAACACCCAGAGCCAGGTTTACTCCGTTGATAATCTTAACCACTTTGCCGACGTGCTGAACGACATTGATGAACTGGCGCAGCTCCAGCTCATCCCGGCGGACGGGGCGGTGGCGGAGGCCTCGCCTGGCCAGTTCGAAATCAACCTCCACCATACCGATAACGTGCTGGACGCCTGCGACGATGCGCTGGCGTTGAAACGTCTGGTGCGTCTGATGGCCGAGAAGCATAAGATGCACGCCACCTTTATGGCCAAACCCTATGAAGAGCATGCGGGCAGCGGGATGCATATCCACATCAGCATGCAGAACAGCAAAGGGGAAAATATCCTGGCGGATGAGGATGGGGAAGATTCTGCCCTGCTGAAGCGGGTGCTGGCGGGAATGATCGACCTGATGCCGGCGTCCATGGCGCTGCTGGCCCCGAACGTTAACTCTTACCGTCGCTTCCAGCCGGGCATGTATGTGCCGACCCAGGCTTCATGGGGCCATAACAACCGCACCGTGGCGCTGCGTATTCCCTGCGGCGATCGCCATAACCACCGCGTCGAATACCGGGTGGCAGGCGCGGACGCCAACCCTTATCTGGTTATGGCGGCGATTTTCGCCGGTATTTTACACGGGCTCGACAATACGCTGCCGCTGCATGAAGAGGTGGAAGGCAACGGGCTGGAGCAGGAAGGCCTGCCATTCCCGATCCGCCAGAGCGATGCCCTGTGGGAGTTTATGCAAAACGATACCCTGCGCGAGCGCCTGGGAGAACGTTTCTGCCACGTGTACCACGCCTGTAAGAACGACGAACTGCTGCAATTCGAACGGCTGATCACCGAAACCGAAATCGAGTGGATGCTTAAAAACGCCTGA
- the puuD gene encoding gamma-glutamyl-gamma-aminobutyrate hydrolase, translating into MYKPVIGVVMCRNRLKGHETQTLQEKYLNAIIHAGGLPIALPHALAEPELLEALLPTLDGIYLPGSPSNVQPHLYGENGDEPYADPGRDLLSMALIGAALERRIPIFAICRGLQELVVATGGTLYRRLFEQADLLEHREDPELPVELQYAPSHEVQVNEGGLISQLIPGCNTFWVNSLHGQGAKTLSDRLRVEASSPDGLVEAISVHQHPFALGVQWHPEWNSSEYALSRLLFEGFITACQRYAAEKQRL; encoded by the coding sequence ATGTACAAACCCGTCATCGGCGTGGTGATGTGTCGAAACAGGCTGAAGGGTCACGAGACCCAGACCCTGCAAGAAAAGTATCTGAATGCCATTATTCATGCAGGCGGACTGCCCATCGCCCTGCCGCATGCCCTGGCGGAACCCGAGCTGCTTGAAGCTCTGCTCCCTACTCTGGACGGCATCTATCTGCCGGGCAGTCCAAGCAACGTACAGCCGCACCTTTATGGTGAAAACGGCGATGAGCCTTACGCCGATCCCGGGCGAGATCTTCTGAGCATGGCGCTGATTGGCGCGGCGCTGGAAAGGCGCATCCCCATTTTCGCCATCTGCCGTGGGTTGCAGGAATTGGTTGTCGCCACGGGTGGGACTCTGTATCGTCGTCTCTTCGAGCAGGCCGACCTGCTTGAACACCGCGAGGATCCTGAGCTGCCGGTGGAATTGCAGTACGCCCCGTCTCATGAAGTTCAGGTCAATGAGGGGGGATTGATTTCTCAGCTGATACCGGGCTGCAACACGTTTTGGGTAAACTCTCTTCATGGACAAGGAGCCAAAACCCTGAGCGATCGCCTGCGCGTAGAGGCCAGTTCTCCGGACGGGCTGGTAGAGGCGATTAGCGTACATCAGCATCCGTTCGCCCTGGGTGTGCAATGGCATCCCGAATGGAACAGCAGCGAATATGCCCTGTCTCGACTGCTGTTCGAAGGATTTATCACCGCCTGTCAGCGCTACGCCGCCGAAAAGCAGCGGCTCTGA
- the puuR gene encoding HTH-type transcriptional regulator PuuR: MSDDGLAPGKRLSEIRQQLGLSQRRAAELSGLTHSAISTIEQDKVSPAISTLQKLLKVYGLSLSEFFSEPEKPDAPQVVIDQDDLIEMGSQGVSMKLVHNGDPNRTLAMIFETYQPGTTTGERIKHQGEEIGTVLEGEIMLTFNGQTYHLVAGQSYAINTGIPHSFSNTSAGICRIISAHTPTTF, encoded by the coding sequence ATGAGCGATGACGGCCTGGCGCCAGGAAAACGTCTGTCAGAGATCCGCCAGCAACTGGGTCTTTCACAGCGTCGTGCCGCCGAACTGTCTGGTTTAACACATAGTGCCATCAGCACCATAGAGCAGGACAAAGTCAGTCCTGCCATCAGTACGCTGCAAAAGCTGCTGAAGGTTTATGGGCTGTCGCTCTCGGAATTCTTTTCTGAGCCAGAAAAACCTGATGCACCGCAGGTGGTGATCGATCAGGACGATCTTATCGAAATGGGCAGTCAGGGTGTTTCGATGAAGCTGGTTCATAACGGGGATCCGAACCGTACGCTGGCAATGATTTTTGAAACGTACCAGCCAGGAACCACAACCGGAGAGAGGATCAAGCATCAGGGTGAAGAGATAGGCACCGTACTGGAGGGTGAAATCATGCTGACGTTTAATGGTCAGACTTATCACCTGGTTGCCGGACAAAGCTATGCCATTAACACCGGCATACCGCACAGCTTCAGCAACACCTCGGCAGGGATTTGCCGAATTATCAGTGCCCACACCCCTACCACATTCTGA